The Staphylococcus sp. KG4-3 genome has a window encoding:
- the nfsA gene encoding oxygen-insensitive NADPH nitroreductase, which produces MSEHVYNLLKKHHSVRKFKKEPISESHIKQLIEAGQSASTSSYLQAYSIIGINDPEVKEDLKEVSGQPYVVENGYLFVFVMDYYRHSIVNQESKHDMETSFESAEGLLVGTIDATLVAQNIAATAEDMGYGIVYLGSLRNDIERVREVLNLPEHTFPLFGMALGIPEDDEDGSPKPRLPFEHVFHQNQYNNDEESQRAQLKAYDQTVSDYYSARTNGERSETWSNQIANFMSSKQRLDMLEQLNKSGFIKK; this is translated from the coding sequence ATGTCTGAACACGTGTACAACCTACTGAAGAAACATCATTCAGTCAGAAAATTTAAGAAAGAACCTATTTCAGAATCGCATATCAAACAACTTATAGAAGCAGGACAAAGCGCTTCAACCTCTAGTTACTTACAAGCTTATTCAATTATTGGTATCAATGACCCAGAAGTAAAAGAAGATTTAAAAGAAGTATCTGGGCAGCCTTATGTGGTTGAAAATGGATATTTATTTGTATTTGTGATGGATTATTATAGACATTCTATCGTTAACCAAGAATCAAAACACGATATGGAAACGTCGTTTGAATCAGCAGAAGGCTTGCTTGTCGGTACCATTGACGCCACATTAGTAGCTCAAAATATTGCTGCTACAGCTGAAGACATGGGATACGGTATTGTTTATTTAGGATCTCTAAGAAATGATATTGAACGTGTAAGAGAAGTTTTAAACTTGCCTGAACATACATTCCCACTATTTGGCATGGCACTTGGTATTCCAGAAGATGATGAAGACGGTAGTCCTAAACCTCGTTTACCATTTGAACATGTTTTCCATCAAAACCAATATAATAATGACGAAGAATCTCAAAGGGCACAATTAAAAGCTTATGACCAAACAGTTAGTGATTACTATAGCGCTCGCACAAACGGGGAACGTTCAGAAACATGGTCTAATCAAATTGCAAACTTTATGAGTTCGAAACAAAGATTAGATATGTTAGAACAGTTAAATAAATCAGGATTTATAAAAAAATAA
- a CDS encoding PTS sugar transporter subunit IIC, whose amino-acid sequence MDIILGVGTLLIVLLAMTLFLNFAPYGKKGLQALSGAACATFLPQAFLSYAIGGVFNIKFLQDIGDLAEGLSGVAVGFLTCLKLGVSPVFAVIVGLVLHDFKLLPAFLAAYMIAFVIKFIEKKVPEGLDLITVILFAPATAFLLASIMSPGVIALLQQIGSAVTAVGNNNPYILATILGLIIPVTGMTPLSSMVLTSLLGLTGLPMAIGALTCTGSSFVNFIMFKQLKIGNSSKAFAVAIEPLTQIDIIAKYPLQLYGTNAIIGVVNACIVTFSGLVINVTGMATPIAGAIVLFGFNDPIRAMITIITVSITSILLSLVIGKTINKFNMTSLNFNLSRMKKHAN is encoded by the coding sequence ATGGATATTATTTTAGGTGTAGGTACTTTGTTAATTGTCTTATTAGCAATGACTTTGTTTTTGAATTTTGCACCTTACGGTAAAAAGGGGCTGCAGGCACTTTCGGGAGCTGCCTGTGCAACGTTTTTACCACAAGCATTTTTGAGTTATGCGATTGGTGGCGTGTTTAATATTAAATTTTTGCAAGATATAGGAGATTTGGCAGAAGGTTTAAGTGGTGTTGCTGTAGGCTTTCTGACATGTTTGAAATTGGGAGTTTCTCCAGTCTTTGCAGTAATTGTTGGACTAGTATTACATGATTTCAAACTTTTACCTGCGTTTTTGGCAGCTTACATGATAGCTTTTGTAATTAAATTTATCGAGAAAAAAGTACCAGAAGGTTTGGATTTAATTACGGTTATTTTGTTTGCGCCAGCAACAGCTTTCTTATTAGCTAGTATTATGAGTCCTGGTGTTATTGCACTTTTACAACAAATAGGCAGTGCTGTTACTGCTGTTGGTAATAATAATCCATATATCCTTGCAACAATATTAGGTCTAATTATACCTGTAACTGGTATGACCCCTTTAAGTTCAATGGTGTTGACGAGTTTATTAGGACTTACTGGTTTACCAATGGCGATAGGTGCATTGACTTGTACAGGCAGTTCATTTGTGAACTTTATTATGTTTAAACAATTAAAAATTGGTAATAGCTCTAAAGCTTTTGCGGTAGCTATTGAACCATTGACACAAATAGATATTATAGCTAAATATCCACTACAATTATACGGAACTAATGCGATTATTGGTGTTGTTAACGCATGTATAGTGACTTTTAGTGGATTGGTCATAAATGTGACAGGTATGGCTACACCGATTGCAGGAGCCATTGTACTATTCGGCTTTAACGACCCAATTCGTGCGATGATAACTATTATTACTGTTTCAATTACAAGTATTCTTTTAAGCCTTGTCATAGGTAAAACGATAAATAAATTCAATATGACAAGTCTAAATTTCAATTTATCTCGAATGAAAAAACATGCTAATTAA
- a CDS encoding serine dehydratase beta chain yields MARKQDYQSAFDVIGPIMMGPSSSHTAGAVKIGNAARTLLQHEPKKITIHYYESFASTHKGHGTDLAIVGGALGFGTFDERIKQSTDIAKERDIEVEIIEESGVSLGEHPNCALVKLDCCARHVEINGISIGGGAIKIKSIHVDGACILMNHGLPILVIEGIVDIPMINHIINDLIERRIDINEEIKTINEGKCLIALHLNKELSIETVDELRKRYDALRFSYIH; encoded by the coding sequence ATGGCTAGAAAGCAAGATTATCAAAGTGCATTTGATGTGATTGGACCGATTATGATGGGGCCGTCGAGTTCTCATACAGCAGGCGCAGTTAAAATTGGTAATGCTGCCCGCACATTGTTGCAACATGAGCCAAAAAAAATTACGATTCACTATTACGAATCGTTTGCTTCTACGCATAAAGGACATGGAACAGATTTGGCTATAGTGGGAGGTGCTTTAGGTTTTGGGACCTTCGATGAGCGCATTAAACAATCCACGGACATTGCAAAAGAGCGTGATATAGAAGTGGAAATTATTGAAGAATCTGGAGTAAGTCTTGGAGAACATCCCAATTGTGCACTTGTAAAATTAGATTGTTGCGCTAGACATGTGGAGATTAATGGTATTTCGATTGGTGGAGGTGCTATTAAAATAAAAAGCATACATGTTGATGGGGCGTGTATATTAATGAATCATGGTTTACCTATTTTAGTAATAGAGGGTATTGTGGATATACCTATGATCAATCATATAATTAATGATTTGATAGAACGTCGTATAGATATTAATGAAGAAATAAAAACAATTAATGAAGGGAAATGTTTAATTGCGTTGCATTTGAATAAAGAGTTATCAATTGAGACGGTAGATGAATTACGGAAAAGATACGATGCTTTACGCTTTTCGTATATACATTAG
- the sdaAA gene encoding L-serine ammonia-lyase, iron-sulfur-dependent, subunit alpha, with amino-acid sequence MLNSMQEIIDYAVEKGTTFAEIMISEEMSLKGISRDEVRALMKHNIDVMREAVEKGTTGEGVKSVTGYTGQDAVKLATYNEQEHALSGYEMVEALKGAIATNEVNAAMGIICATPTAGSSGTIPGILFKLEKSHHLTTDQMIDFLFAAALCGKVIANNASVAGAIGGCQAEVGSASAIAAAAAVEIFGGSPQASGHAMALAISNLLGLVCDPVAGLVEIPCVMRNAIGSGNGLISADLALAGVESKIPVDEVIEAMDKVGRNLPASLRETGIGGLAGTPTGEEIKRKIFGQSRVNS; translated from the coding sequence ATGCTAAATTCGATGCAAGAAATCATTGATTATGCAGTAGAAAAAGGTACAACTTTTGCAGAAATTATGATTAGTGAAGAAATGTCATTAAAAGGCATTTCAAGAGATGAAGTTAGAGCACTTATGAAACACAATATAGATGTTATGAGGGAAGCAGTAGAAAAAGGTACAACTGGTGAAGGAGTGAAAAGTGTTACAGGTTACACTGGGCAGGATGCTGTTAAATTAGCAACTTATAATGAGCAAGAACATGCATTGTCTGGTTACGAAATGGTCGAAGCGTTAAAAGGGGCCATTGCTACTAATGAGGTTAATGCGGCAATGGGGATTATCTGTGCGACTCCCACGGCTGGATCCTCGGGTACTATACCCGGAATTCTGTTTAAGTTAGAAAAATCACATCATTTAACTACAGATCAAATGATTGATTTCCTATTTGCTGCGGCGTTATGCGGTAAGGTAATTGCAAATAATGCTAGCGTGGCAGGTGCAATAGGGGGTTGTCAGGCTGAAGTTGGTTCAGCATCTGCGATTGCAGCAGCGGCAGCAGTAGAGATATTTGGAGGTTCACCGCAAGCAAGTGGTCATGCAATGGCACTAGCTATCAGCAATTTATTAGGTCTTGTATGTGATCCTGTCGCTGGGTTAGTAGAAATTCCTTGTGTTATGAGAAACGCCATAGGATCAGGAAACGGATTAATTTCAGCGGATCTTGCATTAGCAGGAGTTGAAAGCAAAATTCCTGTAGATGAAGTCATTGAAGCCATGGATAAAGTAGGACGTAATTTACCTGCCTCATTACGTGAAACGGGTATAGGTGGTTTAGCGGGTACTCCCACCGGAGAAGAAATTAAGAGAAAAATCTTCGGACAATCAAGGGTTAATTCATAA
- a CDS encoding L-cystine transporter: MLLTILNIIIFVAFLIGLYIMAKKHVSFPKRVFSALGVGIIFGIAVHLIYGVDSKVTKQTMDWFSIVGDGYISLLQMIVMPLIFISIVSAFTKIKVGDKFAKIGVYIFVFLIGTVAISAIIGIISALAFGLDASSIDLGGAESSRGSELASQAKDMTANTLPQQISQLLPSNPFLDFTGQRTTSTIAVVIFAAFIGFAFLRVMRKQPESGNLLKRGIDALYSLVMAIVTFVLRLTPYGILAIMTSTIATSDFEAIWTLGKFVIASYAALIVMYIIHLIIISGIGLNPVTFVKKTGEVLLFAFTSRSSAGSLPLNVQTQKNRLGVPDGIANFSASFGLSIGQNGCAGIYPAMLAVMVAPAAGVEVNLQFILAVIGVVIISSFGVAGVGGGATFASIIVLSTLNLPVALAGVLISVEPLIDMGRTALNVNDSMLAGTGTAKLTNNLDQDTYNQKEYAEIAN, translated from the coding sequence ATGTTATTAACTATTCTTAACATCATTATTTTTGTGGCCTTCCTCATCGGATTATATATAATGGCTAAAAAACACGTTTCATTTCCAAAACGTGTTTTCTCTGCTTTAGGTGTTGGGATCATTTTTGGTATCGCAGTACACTTAATCTATGGTGTGGACTCTAAAGTTACTAAACAAACTATGGATTGGTTTAGTATCGTTGGTGATGGCTACATTTCATTATTACAAATGATTGTAATGCCTTTAATATTCATTTCAATCGTTTCAGCATTCACGAAAATTAAAGTAGGAGATAAGTTTGCTAAGATCGGCGTTTATATCTTTGTATTTCTTATAGGCACCGTTGCAATATCTGCAATTATTGGTATTATCTCAGCACTTGCATTCGGTTTAGATGCTTCTTCTATTGATTTAGGTGGCGCCGAAAGTTCAAGAGGTAGCGAGCTTGCGAGCCAAGCTAAAGATATGACAGCCAATACATTACCACAACAAATTTCACAATTATTACCTAGTAATCCATTCTTAGATTTTACTGGTCAACGTACAACTTCTACAATCGCCGTAGTTATATTTGCAGCGTTTATAGGTTTTGCATTCTTACGTGTTATGCGTAAACAGCCAGAGAGTGGCAACTTACTTAAACGTGGTATCGATGCATTATACAGCTTAGTTATGGCAATCGTAACATTCGTATTGCGCTTAACACCTTATGGTATTTTAGCGATTATGACTTCTACAATTGCTACAAGTGATTTTGAGGCAATTTGGACTTTAGGTAAGTTCGTAATTGCGTCCTATGCAGCACTTATCGTAATGTATATTATTCATTTAATCATAATCTCAGGCATTGGTTTAAATCCAGTGACATTCGTCAAAAAAACTGGTGAAGTACTATTATTCGCCTTCACTTCTCGTTCTAGTGCTGGTTCATTACCTCTTAATGTCCAAACACAAAAAAATCGCCTAGGTGTACCAGACGGAATTGCAAACTTTTCTGCATCCTTTGGTCTGTCAATTGGACAAAATGGTTGTGCCGGTATTTATCCTGCTATGCTTGCAGTCATGGTAGCACCAGCTGCTGGCGTGGAAGTTAACTTACAATTTATATTAGCTGTGATTGGCGTAGTCATAATCAGTTCATTTGGTGTAGCTGGTGTTGGTGGCGGTGCTACATTCGCTTCTATCATTGTATTATCTACATTAAATTTACCAGTTGCACTAGCAGGTGTCTTAATCTCTGTCGAACCATTAATCGATATGGGTCGTACAGCATTGAATGTTAATGATTCTATGCTTGCTGGTACAGGCACAGCAAAACTAACAAATAACTTAGATCAAGACACTTATAACCAAAAAGAATATGCTGAAATTGCAAATTAA
- a CDS encoding general stress protein — MSEFTIIQKSEELIDAVKNKIAEGYNESEISVISKSKLHIDELHDSEVNLTATSGSFSDKMAKMLTGEDGEEAVLAHYKLPDAEMERYKKEILDGHYLVVATKDESSHEEVEKANAAYENETVVQHHYAEESNGPKS, encoded by the coding sequence ATGTCAGAATTCACTATTATTCAAAAAAGCGAAGAGTTAATTGATGCAGTCAAAAACAAGATTGCAGAAGGTTATAATGAGTCAGAGATTTCTGTTATTAGTAAATCAAAACTGCATATCGACGAGTTGCATGATTCCGAAGTAAACTTAACAGCTACAAGCGGTTCTTTCAGTGATAAAATGGCGAAAATGTTAACTGGCGAAGACGGTGAAGAGGCTGTTTTAGCCCATTATAAATTGCCGGACGCCGAAATGGAACGCTATAAGAAAGAAATCTTAGACGGTCACTATCTTGTCGTTGCTACGAAAGACGAATCTTCACATGAAGAAGTAGAAAAAGCAAACGCAGCTTATGAAAACGAAACAGTAGTCCAACATCATTACGCTGAAGAATCTAATGGACCAAAGTCCTAA
- the xpt gene encoding xanthine phosphoribosyltransferase — MDLLKQKVEADGVVIDEKILKVDGFLNHQIDAKLMHDVGRTFYEQFKDEGITKILTIEASGIAPAIMAAMHFDVPCLFAKKAKPSTLKKDVYQADIHSFTKNTTSTVIVSKEFLDENDKVLIVDDFLANGDASLGLNEIVQQAKGTTVGIGIVVEKSFQPGRERLEQAGLTVSSLCKVASLSGNKVTFVGEEA, encoded by the coding sequence GTGGATTTGTTGAAGCAGAAAGTCGAAGCAGATGGTGTCGTTATTGACGAAAAGATTTTAAAGGTAGATGGTTTTTTAAACCATCAAATCGATGCCAAGCTGATGCATGATGTAGGACGAACTTTTTACGAACAATTTAAGGACGAGGGCATCACAAAAATTTTAACAATTGAAGCGTCTGGTATTGCACCGGCGATTATGGCAGCTATGCACTTTGATGTGCCATGCCTATTCGCTAAAAAAGCAAAACCAAGTACACTAAAAAAAGATGTGTATCAAGCAGATATACATTCTTTTACTAAAAATACGACAAGTACAGTGATTGTGTCTAAAGAGTTTTTAGATGAAAATGACAAAGTACTTATCGTAGATGACTTTTTAGCCAATGGAGATGCATCTTTAGGCTTAAATGAAATTGTACAACAAGCCAAAGGTACAACAGTTGGTATAGGTATTGTAGTAGAAAAAAGTTTCCAACCTGGGAGAGAACGTTTGGAACAAGCAGGTTTAACAGTTTCATCATTATGCAAAGTGGCTTCGCTAAGTGGAAATAAAGTTACTTTCGTTGGCGAAGAAGCATGA